Proteins co-encoded in one Bacteroidota bacterium genomic window:
- a CDS encoding UbiD family decarboxylase: MPSPDFRGYLAALTAAGELHRTQVEIDPALELTEVSTRALREGKPALLVEHPKGSEFPLIVNHFASARRIELALGRNPDEIGEELIGFLESAFPPTLDGLLGNKPILRRFFNARPKNVSSGVSQQMVEAPDLGRLPVQVCWPNDGGRFITYGQVITSDPRDGKRNMGIYRLQVYDKASTGMHWQIHKGGGFHYARAGKMGRDLELAVALGTDPALLIATVAPLPEGLDEAMFAGFLQNRRVEFRPGKSVSISVPASAEFILEGVVPAGERRMEGPFGDHFGHYSGAAEFPVFHLRAITRRRNPIYPAIVVGKPPMEDKFLGDATQQLLGRLVKLIHKEVQDLWAYYEAGFHNLLVVSIDERYHKEAMKAALGLMGTDQLSLTKCLVTVSPGVDVRDWHAVVREMRENFDPHFDFIMIPNVPLDTLDFTSYKMNLGSKMILDATKKSSRRSGAEEKRVTPTRAELAALDRRILDCDIIDETLLIVKVESALSNLPGVGTPEPGPTAGMQVLRKLVGMPELASLKMIAAVSPDVDIHDRESYIWGIFTRFDCERDVIFTESRLEGICPIHKGVMGIDATWKPGYPEPLVMKDEIVRRVDEKWGKIWK, from the coding sequence ATGCCCTCTCCTGACTTTCGCGGTTACCTGGCGGCGTTGACCGCCGCCGGCGAACTCCACCGGACCCAGGTTGAGATCGACCCCGCCCTCGAGCTGACCGAAGTTTCGACACGCGCCCTACGGGAGGGCAAACCGGCCCTGTTGGTCGAGCACCCGAAGGGCTCGGAATTTCCTCTCATCGTCAATCACTTCGCAAGCGCCCGCCGCATCGAACTCGCGCTCGGAAGGAATCCGGACGAGATCGGCGAAGAGCTGATCGGATTTCTCGAAAGCGCGTTTCCGCCGACGCTCGACGGGCTTCTCGGCAACAAACCGATCCTTCGGCGTTTTTTCAACGCGAGGCCAAAAAACGTCTCGTCCGGAGTCTCCCAACAGATGGTGGAAGCCCCCGATCTCGGCCGGCTGCCGGTTCAAGTCTGCTGGCCGAACGACGGCGGCCGCTTTATCACGTACGGTCAGGTCATCACCTCCGACCCCCGCGACGGCAAACGGAATATGGGAATCTACCGGCTTCAGGTCTATGACAAGGCTTCAACCGGAATGCACTGGCAAATTCATAAAGGGGGCGGGTTCCATTACGCCCGGGCCGGGAAGATGGGAAGAGACCTCGAGCTCGCGGTCGCCCTCGGGACAGATCCCGCATTGCTCATCGCGACGGTGGCGCCGCTTCCGGAAGGATTGGACGAGGCGATGTTCGCCGGTTTTTTGCAGAACCGGCGCGTTGAATTCAGACCCGGCAAATCGGTTTCGATTTCAGTTCCTGCCTCCGCCGAGTTTATACTGGAGGGAGTGGTTCCCGCCGGAGAGCGGCGCATGGAGGGTCCCTTCGGCGATCATTTCGGCCACTACTCCGGCGCGGCAGAATTCCCGGTCTTCCATCTCCGGGCAATCACGCGCCGGCGGAATCCGATTTATCCCGCGATCGTCGTCGGCAAGCCCCCGATGGAAGACAAGTTTTTGGGAGATGCGACGCAGCAGCTTCTCGGACGGCTGGTCAAGCTGATCCATAAAGAAGTGCAGGACCTCTGGGCGTACTATGAAGCAGGTTTTCACAACCTGCTTGTTGTCTCCATCGACGAGCGGTATCACAAAGAAGCGATGAAAGCTGCGCTCGGACTCATGGGCACCGATCAGCTCTCGCTGACGAAGTGCCTTGTCACCGTCTCGCCGGGCGTCGACGTGCGCGACTGGCACGCGGTGGTGCGGGAGATGCGGGAAAATTTCGATCCGCATTTTGATTTCATCATGATCCCAAATGTCCCGCTCGATACGCTCGATTTTACGAGCTACAAAATGAATCTGGGGAGCAAGATGATACTCGACGCGACGAAGAAGTCTTCGCGAAGATCGGGGGCTGAGGAGAAGAGGGTGACGCCGACGCGCGCGGAACTCGCAGCCCTGGATCGCCGCATTCTCGACTGCGATATCATCGATGAGACGCTCTTGATAGTGAAAGTCGAATCGGCTCTCTCCAATCTGCCGGGAGTTGGGACTCCGGAACCCGGTCCCACAGCGGGGATGCAGGTCCTTCGAAAACTCGTCGGCATGCCTGAGCTCGCATCGCTCAAAATGATCGCGGCCGTCAGCCCCGATGTGGATATTCACGACAGAGAGAGTTATATTTGGGGGATATTTACCAGGTTTGACTGCGAACGCGACGTCATTTTCACCGAAAGCAGGCTCGAGGGCATCTGTCCCATCCATAAAGGAGTCATGGGAATCGATGCCACCTGGAAACCCGGATACCCCGAACCGCTCGTGATGAAGGACGAGATTGTCAGGCGGGTCGACGAAAAGTGGGGAAAGATTTGGAAGTAA